GCGTCCAGAGCGCGCAGCTCCATCCGCAGCCGGTCCGCCCGGCCGGCGAGCAGGCGCGCGACCTCGTCGGGGCCGAGCAGCGGCATGAACGACAGGCCGGCCTCGAGAGAGGTGTACTCGCGGACCGGCGTGGAGAGCAGCTCCGCGAGCCAGTCCTCGCACTCCGTGGCGCCGGCCTCGGTGATCTCGTAGACGGTCCGCTCGGGCCGACGCCCCTGCCGGACGGTCTCCTTTGCTCGGATCAGCCCGTGCCGCTCGAGGGCCTCGACGACGGAGTAGAGCGAGCCGTAGTTGAGCTTGACGGACAGCTCCTTGCCGCGGCTGCGCAGGGTCGACGAGATCTCGTACGGGTGCATGGGGCGCTCGGACAGGCAGGCCAGGACGGCCAGCGCGAGCGGATTGGCGACCTTCCGACGGGTCATGCTGACTGCTCCTCTGCGATTACTCGATTCAGAGTAGTCGTCACCGTGCATTCGATGTCAAGTGCCAGAAGTGTGCGGTCACGATGGGGCCACGGCGACCGGTATCGCGCGCCGGGCGTCCTACGCTGAGGCCCGGGGACCGGAGGACGCCATGACCGCCACCGCACAGCCCGCGACCAGCGTGCGGCGCCGGTCGCGCCGACGAGTCGCCCTGTGCCTCGGCCTCCTCGCCGTCGTCGCGGCGATCGCCGGTGTGGGGGTGCTCGCGACCCGCGCCGGGGAGACGCCGCCGATCGACTGGAGCCAGGTCGGGGTCTGCGTCCAGCACACTGGCTCGATCTCGCCCCCGCGGGTCACGACCGCGCTGCCGGCCTCGGGAGTCTGCGCGACGGGAACGTTGCGGGTGGACGACCCGGCCCGGGCGCAGCACGTACCGGGCCGGGTCGTCTTGTCCTTCCTCGTCATCGGGTCGCCTCAGAGGCTGCCCAAGGCCACCGACGTCCTCGTGGACACCGGCCGGCGCAGCGTGAGCGTGCGCTCGGCCGATGCCTCCCACGTCCCGGTGTCGGGCGACGAGAACGCCCTCGGCCTCGGTTACCTCGTCTTCGTGTCGGTTCCGCGCAATGCCCTTCCCACGGCGCCGTTCACCCTCGTCGACGGGGGCGGCACGACCACCGTGGCGAGCCTGCCCGAGTCCTGACGGATCCGGGCCGCAGGACCCTTGCGCCCCGCCGCGTCGCGCGCTGATGCTCGCGAGAGGTAACCCACTCCACCCCCGGGAGGTCATCGTGCCCACGACGTCTGCCAATGGGATCGAGATGTACTACGAGGTCCAGGGCGAGGGGGCACCGATCGTCCTCATCCCCTACCTGGCGGCGGACCAGGCGTGCTACGCCTTCCAGGTCGCCGACTACGCCAAGCACTTCACGTGCTACACCGTGGACCTGCGCGGCGCCGGGCTGTCGGGCAAGCCCGAGGGGACGTACACGACCGAGCTGCTCGCCGACGACGTAGCGGCACTCATGGCGGCCATCGGCATCGAGCGGGCGCACATCTTCGGGCTGTCGCTGGGCGCCGCGACCGGGATGTGGCTGGCCGCGAAGTACCCCGACCGCGTACGGACCCTGTCCCTGCACAGCGCCTGGGCGCGCACCGACCCGTTCCTGCGGGTGGTCGTCGAGGGCTGGCAGATCATGGCGAACGCGCTGGACAGCGTCACGGACATGGTCATCAAGGGCATCTTCCCGTGGTGCTTCACCCCTGAGCTGTACGCAGCGAAGCCTGAGTACATCGACTCCCTCGCCGACTTCGTACGCAGCCGCCCGATGCCGCCGGTGGACGCGTTCATGCGCCAGTCCGGGGCGGTGCTGTCCCACGACGCCACCTCCGTGCTCGGGG
The window above is part of the Actinomycetes bacterium genome. Proteins encoded here:
- a CDS encoding alpha/beta hydrolase — translated: MPTTSANGIEMYYEVQGEGAPIVLIPYLAADQACYAFQVADYAKHFTCYTVDLRGAGLSGKPEGTYTTELLADDVAALMAAIGIERAHIFGLSLGAATGMWLAAKYPDRVRTLSLHSAWARTDPFLRVVVEGWQIMANALDSVTDMVIKGIFPWCFTPELYAAKPEYIDSLADFVRSRPMPPVDAFMRQSGAVLSHDATSVLGDIAAPTLVTFGRHDLCTSTRFAETLVTGIKDAELAVFEGCAHAPIYEDVEGFNARTLAFLQSHSD
- a CDS encoding PadR family transcriptional regulator, whose product is MTRRKVANPLALAVLACLSERPMHPYEISSTLRSRGKELSVKLNYGSLYSVVEALERHGLIRAKETVRQGRRPERTVYEITEAGATECEDWLAELLSTPVREYTSLEAGLSFMPLLGPDEVARLLAGRADRLRMELRALDASAAVAGDMQLPEVFLVEGSYRRALLVAELDFVVDLAHRISEGTLGGVAGWRRMQELMAQGISLEEITQDPQSFFGEEGRVFQPHPPR